Within the Musa acuminata AAA Group cultivar baxijiao chromosome BXJ2-9, Cavendish_Baxijiao_AAA, whole genome shotgun sequence genome, the region CAGATCAGGAACCTCAAAAACGAGCCCGTTCCCTTCGAGACTTTGTTGGGTCAGATCGTGACCTGTTCCTCCAAAGAAGGAATACTGCCGAGCATCGACCTTAGGCATACGGCGAGGCCGGCTGAGGACGACGCTAAGGTGACGGCCGTCTTCACGACCAGTTTGGACTCCGGGTACTCCGACAGGATCAGGGACATGTACTACGAGCACGCGACCACCACCGGCGAGATCGTCGGGGTGTACCAAGCCAGCCACGAGGTGGAGCAGCAGACGGAGCATCAGAACCACAACATCAAGGCACTGTCGGAGATCACTCTGCTCAGCTTCAGCGACGTTCTCATCACCACCGCCTGCTCCACCTTCGGGTACGTGGCTCAGGGGCTCGGTGGGCTGGAGCCGCTGATACTGACGAAGCCCTGGAAATCCAAACTGCCTTGCCGTTGGGCCGAGTCGCCGGAGCCATGCTTCCTGATACCTCCTCCCTCGGACGTGTGCCGAGACCATGGCGGAATCAACAAGAAGATGGCTCAGCATGTGAGGCAGTGCGAAGATGAGAATGGAGGCGTTAAGCTTTTTGATTAGACTGTCATAAAGAAACCATACTCTTTCAATCTCATCGATGTAAGACGATAACGCATCATTTCATATTATTATTGCCAAAGAAAATATAGTCTAATCAAAGAGTACCAACACAAATGCATTCGCATTTTAAATATCAAGATGATGCCATagtaatataattaatttattaataaaataaatttgattagctTAAATAAGTTGTAATATATTTGAATCTTActcaataaaaaaatgaaataaatacaaACAAATCAAATTATTCATGAAATATCTTAAGGTATCTATCATCTGTATAAAGATAAAAGCTTATCGAACAAAAATAttagattaatattattttttaaatcaattaGGAAGATGTTAtcttctttaaaaaatatataaattataaatttgctGCTACTCATCCTACAAGAAAAGATTAATTGAAATTGAATTCTTAAATTGGAAGCCAACTTGCAGAATCTGCTGCTAAAAACAGCCAAGATGACAGTCCAAAACAGTGCTCTTCTAATCCTAGTCGACTGAAGGCTATTCAAAGTCAACCCACGGTTTCTGACTTGCAAAGGCGGCAAACTTGCTGTTCTTGATTCCACAAGTGATTAATTATTTCCAATCCAAGACTAGAAGAGACCAAGCAATGAATCTATACAAGGCAATCAGCTGTTCTTTTATGATTCAACACGCCGCTTATGCATCATCTCGCTGGAGTTTCTGAAGTGGTGTTCAAACTAGTAAGatgaactcctcctcctcctagtcaACTCAGATTGCTTAAGTCGACTTCTTCAGCACCCCCTCCTGGTTTTATTAGTCGTCTATGTTAGCCGGAATGGGTTATGACTTGAAGGAGATCAGTATCATTCGTTGCAGCACAAGACAAAGTGCATCTTAGCCATGGGACTGAACGCACCACCTCAGATTTTGACCGGCTAGATTATATAGAAACATTGATGTCAGGGAATCAGCAAAATAATCGAGTAACATGCATGTTTGAAGCTTCCATTTAGTCTCGATGCACTTCAAAAGAAAAAGTAGGGAGAAACCACACTGGCATCATCGCTTGGCAAGCAAAACCACGGCTTGCAAGAAGAGGATCGATCAAGGGGTTGGTAGAAGAACTCATGCAAGCTGAGAACATGCCCGATCTCGTTGCCGGTTAAGATTTAGGGGGGTTCTCATTGCCGGTTGTTGACAGCCCCTAATTACTTCTTTCTACAGTTATTTATCTGGATATGATCTTTGTACGTACGTCAAGCCATCCAGCTTCTTTCTTCAGCGCTTAATAGAACGAGGGTGAAGTGCAACAGAAGCTGCCGGATTTTGGAGATGGCTGGGGATTCGGAAGCCAATCTCGAGAGGAACGGTTCCATGACGTTGATCCGGGAACGGGCGATCCCAGTCGCCTGCTTGCTCCGTGTGCCTCTTCTGGTGCTCCTTGCTGGATCATTCAGGAGGCCATCGTCGAAATGGATCCAGGAAGCTGCAGTAGGCGGAACAGGTAAATCCATGATGCCATCTTTGAGTTTTGTTTGTTTCATCAGCTCAGTTGCACTCGTTTGACATCTCAGATACAAGAATTCACACtacttcctcctccgtcgagccaCCCAAGGTAACTTCGTTGGACGTTGACTGAGGCCTTAATTTATTTGACCCGACTCCCTAAAATGCACCACCATGTTGCAATGATCTATCTTATCAGCATTCTTTTGTGTAACAAGATAACTTTGTTTTCTTACATGGTTATGTTTCTTGCACCGTTCCTTCATGCATACGGGACCTGCAAGGCTGCGTCTCTTGCAGAAGAGATCATGGAGTCGATTACGATAAGCTGAATCCcgtgtttatatgtatatataatctcGGTGAGACCTTTGTTAGTGGTTGCCCATGAACAATGACGATGGTGGAGGAGTGGGAGACAAGTCATCGGAAGAATTTTCCCAGCCATGTCAGAGTCTCTCGATTCCTCACATTAATATTAGGGTTGACAAATATGTCACCTGATTTCGACTGTAGGGCAGTAAACGGATCGAGGATCCCACTCGGGTCATCGGATCAAAATTTCCGGTCCAATAAGATCGTGTACCGATCGTTGGATCAAAAGATGGATGTACGTTCGATCCGATGACCCGGCCCGGTTCGACTAAATGGGTCAAAATTGATGCGCCTGCTCTCGACCTTGGAGAAACCATCCAAATCAATGCGACGATCACTTATTTCGCGAACTCTATatatagaagggaagaattctaGGACGCTGCGGTGGTGATGGAGACGAAGCGCTTGAGGAGGCCGCAGCAACCGGCGCCCGCCCCCGATTCGGAGAGAGAGGGGCCTTTCTGGGCCGCCTCCGCGGCGGCGGGAAGGAAGCCGCCGCGCCTCATGCACCTGCACCCCTCGACCGCGCTCCTCCTGCTCGCCTCCCTTTTGCTCATCTGCATTGCCCTGTCCGGAGCCCACCGCAGCTTTCCGCTTGACCGCCTTCGCGCAAAAGGAGGTACGACTAACCTCCCCGCCCTTCTCCACTTGTATCACGATCGCTTGATCTCGTAGGTTCTTGCGATGCTTCAGATCTTGTTGGTATCCAATTTGACACTTTCTTAGGGTTAATTTCTCGCAAAGTTGAATTAGGTAGTATTTAAGGTGGCTGAATTCGTAGTTATAATTCATGAACttgtacaagaatcagattaggtTGTTGTTGCATCGACCAGTATCGCATTCGACCGTAAGTAAAACCAAGGAGACGCAAGGATTCatcttgcatatatatatatatgcttcagTGTAGTATGGTGCGATATATCTAAATGCAGTATCTTTCCATCCTATTCCACAAGGTTTTATCTGCTAAGCTTGCTAATGATTTGTTGATAGCACATTGGCCATGTTGATGTTGTGACTTGCAGATTAGGCTGTCATTTGTTGGCAATATACCACATATTAGCTCCGAGTCTTTGTCGGTTCAGTTTGTCATGACTTGTGTGCACTTTGATATGATGATGCCGAACTGCTTTATGTTTTACAAAATTAAGCCACCAAATTTGACGTAAATAAGGGTTTCAATTATGCTATTTTTATCCTATAATGTCACCTTATAAATTTAGTTGACTTTTTCTTTGCAGTCAAATTTCCGACACACAgctcttaatttttaattttttttcaagtaaTTTATCTACCAGGGGAACACAACTCTGAAACTTGGCTCTTTCATCTTTCATGGATCGATGGACATTCTTTGATGCGTATATGAGAGTTTTCCAGAGTGCATATATACTTGTTTGCGAATCTTTATAAAAGCATATTGGGTCCTCTGTTTAGCAATAAAGTCATATGTCTATTCTACCATAGATTGACATCATACAATGTTGTTACCCACAACATGATATTTGCTTTCTCAGGTTACTGTTCATTTGTAATTTTCTTGTTGCAAAGTTCATAGGACTTAACATGTTTTTCTAGGTTTAGAGAATGGTACATTTCCATCCCTTGGTGGTCCAAAGGATAGATTTCTTCATGGCTTGCTTGCTGCTGGGTTTGATGAGCAATCCTGCCTAAGCAGGTACCAATCTGTGTTATACCGGAAAGAATCACCTCATGTACCATCTTCTTACTTGGTGGAGAAACTGAGAAACTATGAAGCTCTCCACAAGAAATGTGGTCCGAACACTGAATTGTACAAGAAAGCAGTTGAGCAGTTGAAATCTGATCATGGCACCCGATCAACAGAGTGCAACTATGTGATATGGATATCATACAGTGGCTTGGGCAACAAGATGTTGTCTATTGCTTCAGCATTTCTATATGCTCTCCTAACAAACAGGGTCTTGTTTATCGACCGAGGTTTCGACATGGCTGATCTCTTTTGTGAGCCATTTCCTGAGAGCTCATGGCTTCTACCTCTGGATTTCCCCATCAATGAGTTCGATACCTTTGACATGAAGACACCCAAGAGTTATGGGAACATGTTAAAAGACAAGGTTATCGGTAACGGTGATGATGGTACTTCAACACACTCCCTGCCTGATTACATTTATCTCCATTTATCTCATGATTATGGTGATTATGATAAGCTTTTCTTCTGCGAAGATGATCAGAGGTTTCTTACATTTGTCCCTTGGCTGTTGTTGAGATCGAACAACTACTTCGTGCCATCCCTCTTTATGATCCCAACATATGAAGAAGAACTAAAACATCTCTTCCCAGAGAAAGACACAGTCTTCCATCATTTGGGACGTTATCTTTTCCACCCTACCAATTCAGTGTGGGGTTTGATCACCAGATATTATCAATCTTATCTTGCCAAGGCAGATGAAAGAGTGGGCATACAGGTGAGAACCTTCGAAACCGATGGTGGTCCATTTCAGTATGTGTTAGACCAAATTCTTGCATGCACTCAGAAGGCAAAGCTTCTTCCCGACGCCAGTGGCCAAGACACTGTGGTTTCGACCCCAAAAACCAAATCAAAAGCTGTGCTTATGACTTCTTTGAACTCTGGATACTCTGAAAACATCAGGAACATGTACTGGGAGCACCCTACAGTCACCGGTGAAATCATTAGTGTCTATCAACCGAGCCATGAAGGATACCAGCAGACAGAGAAGCAAATGCACGACATGAAAGCATTAGCAGAGATCTATCTCTTGAGCTTGACAGATGCGTTGGTGACAAGCGCATGGTCTACGTTCGGGTATGTGGCTCAAAGTCTTGGTGGTTTACGACCATGGATCCTCTTCAAGCCCGAAAACCATACGGCTCCTGACCCTCCTTGCCGTCAAGCCATGTCAATCGAACCTTGCTTTCATGCCCCTCCCTTCTATGACTGCAAGGCCAAGACAGGTGCTGATACAGGGGCTCTGGTCCCTTATGTCAGGCATTGCGAAGACATGAGTTGGGGGCTTAAGGTAGTCGATCAGAATGAGTGGTAGCTCTTGACCTTCGGATGCAACATTCATATTTGTACACTCGAACatttcctttctctttctttaCAGAGACCCTATTCATGCATAATTTAGGTGTGTTTCTTGAAAGATTAACGATGTTGAAGAGGATCGATCTCGGTGACACTGTAAAACTATTCATTTATGATTCTAGCGATCAGGATTTGAGGAGGGCGTGTTGTCCGGGGGCGGGAAATTGAGCTTGGCGCGCGCCCCTCGGAACTCGACGGCGGCGCGGTCGTACGCCCGCGCGGCGTCCTCCGCAGTGTCGAACGTGCCCAGCCACTTGCGCGCCGCCCGCTTCGGGTCGCGTATCTCCGCAGCCCACTTCCCCCACGGCCGCTGCCGCACGCCCCGGTACCTGCtgcccttcttccccttcctccTCGATCCCCCGGAGCCGCTGCTGTCGGACGGCACGACGGCTACCTCGTCGTCCGCGAAGGAGAAGAGCTCGCAACCGAGGCACCCTTCGATGCCGCACGTACGGCAGGTGTCAGCGAGCGGGAGCTCGGCGGGGGCAGTGGCGTAGCCGGAGTGGACGTGAGCGAGCGCGGAGACGATGATGGAGGTCTCCTGCTCGCGTGACAGGCGTGAGGATGACGGCTGCCAATCGCAGCAGCTCGACATTAGCCCTTTGCTGCTACTGCTGCAGTTCTTTGCTGAATTGACGTGGGTTGACTGATAATAGGTGGTGGTGGAAGGACGACTCTCTCTTCTGGTTTGATCTGCATGAGTCGAGGTTTTAAGGGAGGGAGGAGAGGCGTGACATGGTTTGACACATCGAAGACTCACGCGGACATGGACTGCGCTTTTGGCGACTGCATCCGCTGTTGGCGAAGAGTAGGGACGAAGCGGGTTCAGGAAGGGATTAAATAAATCGTGGAGAATGTGAATTGAGAGAAAGTGAAAGCTGCGGAAGTCATGGATATCATCGATGACGTTTTGGCAATGAAGGGAAGCGACGGGAAAGAGAGGTTTGCAAGCGCTCAACACGGTTGACTACTCGTGGCAGGCGAAGAGAATAATAACGACAGGATGTCAAACTGGCTTTCTCAGATCATATAGAGTTACAACTGGACTCGGAGATGACAGGTAGTGCGAAATAGAATTATGGATTACATGACTgactaaataaaaatatttatttatgtatactcGATTTGATTTTAACGTTTTATATAATCCATAATTTACCGACAACACCCGAAATATGGAAGCATTTGCATGTTTTGACAGCAAGTCTGACTTCAAACGTAGAGAAGAGGAGGACGGAAGCATTGGATAAGAAATCCATTCATCGTCTCCCACACGGTGTAGTCTTGTCGGTGTGCGTGGTGGCAATGAAGAAATCGTGAGGAATGAGTTTCTCCTGGACTTGGTTAAGAGAACGAAAGCGTACGAAGAAAGAGAAAGGCTTTTTATCCTTTGATTCatcgaaaaatatatatttatatttatattaatcaaacgataaaatatatttttaaaataaaattaattatagctCAATAAACCTCCTCATATTTATCCAACTACTCATCTATTTATTACATCTAATCATAACTacttaaattaattttatcatatttttaattcaaaataattattacttgaagttttttctttaaaaaatatttttttactaaaattttTATGAAGATATTAGTAAGTTGATCTTCGTTGTTATAGTAGTTTATTTAAATTTCTCTTTTATCAAATAGATAGATACAATTCTATCATTACGCTAATAGACTTGTTGGATTTTTGTTAGTTCATCTTGCTATTATTGAAGATTTACTAGAATTCTTTGAAGTCAAATCGCTTAACATGTTATACTTGTAGCTATAACATATTCTGTCTCGAAGCTTGAGAAAATAATATATTCTTACTTTTTTATTATCTATGAAATTACCCTTGAGCTCAATCACTATCAATATAAGAATACAACTTAAAATCTTTAACTTGCTCATaacatatgtcataattgagagttCCTTTAATGTATATAAGAACTCTTTTAACTACTCCATAGTGATTTTTGCTAAGGCTATGTATCAATCTTGACAATAAACTAACTACAAACATAACATTTGACCTTGATTGTTGAGATAAATTAATCttctaaataaatttttatattgttTCTCATTTATTTTTTCAACTTTGTCATTTAGCATATGTTTATCATTTGTATTTAATGGAATATTCACTAGCTTACAAACTACTATTTGAAATCTTTTtaataaatctttaacatattttccttggcataaaaaattttatttgcatcttgaataatttttattcttagaaaataatataaaagcttTAGATTGATCATGAcatcatatttttcttaaattcagcaACCATATCTGatgaatttttagtataaatAATATCGTCTATATACAAACTGATAATAAAAAATTTCATACCTTGGGTTTTTATATAAAAAGTCAACTTACTTaaacttttttttaaaattatgttaaAGAAGCTACTTTTAATTCTATTGTCTCATATTGTttcaaattatataatattttatccaATTTGTATTCTTTATCTTCTTGTCCTTTAATTTTAAATTCTTCCATCTACTTTACATAAACCTTCTCTTGCAACTTTCCATTTAAGAAGGTTGATTTAACATTAAATTGatgaaattatcatttttttttctatgctAATACTTTTCTAATCATAAACCTTCTCTTGCAACTTTCCATTTAAGAAGgttgatttaacatcaaattgatGAAATTTGAATATATCCTTTAGCAACTAAATGGGTTTTATATTTTTACAACAAGTCAACAACATTAGATTTTGACACACACACATATTTACCGGCTTCTATAAAATCACTAAACTGATATATctgtaaaaaattataaaatttcatCAAAGGTTTTTCAATATCACTATAATCTTTTGAAttaaaatctttcaaaatataaGAGATTTGGGTGAGGCATTAACTATATGCAATGTATTAtatatttcttatagacttcctcTCCAATAACTATTGAAATTTCAACtgctttataattttaatttttttcattaaaaataatatcacaaCTTATGATTAATTTCTTAGTTATAGGATCATAAAATATAGAACCTTTTATTTCATTACTATATCTCATAAATATGCATTTAGTACTTTTATCATCAAGTTTACTTTCTTTTCTCTATAGAAACATAAAGAAAAACAACATAACAAAATGCCTTTTAAGTGACTTACACAACTTCGATCACAACTCATATCTTTCACTCTACTATTCTATTTTATTGAGGGTTATAACTTGTAATTAGTTCTAtatgaatatttatatttttataaaataaaaaataaaaaaaaattaaagtgaaTTCACCCCCTCTATTAGTATGGtgagttttaataaaataatcaatttatttttctatatatgttttatttttttaaacaaaaaagGTATtagctttttaaaaaaaaatatactcACATCATTCTTATGCAatcatttataaataataaaaaaatatttacttctaCCATGTGAGACAATCCTGCATAGgtctatat harbors:
- the LOC135623438 gene encoding galactoside 2-alpha-L-fucosyltransferase-like, yielding METKRLRRPQQPAPAPDSEREGPFWAASAAAGRKPPRLMHLHPSTALLLLASLLLICIALSGAHRSFPLDRLRAKGGLENGTFPSLGGPKDRFLHGLLAAGFDEQSCLSRYQSVLYRKESPHVPSSYLVEKLRNYEALHKKCGPNTELYKKAVEQLKSDHGTRSTECNYVIWISYSGLGNKMLSIASAFLYALLTNRVLFIDRGFDMADLFCEPFPESSWLLPLDFPINEFDTFDMKTPKSYGNMLKDKVIGNGDDGTSTHSLPDYIYLHLSHDYGDYDKLFFCEDDQRFLTFVPWLLLRSNNYFVPSLFMIPTYEEELKHLFPEKDTVFHHLGRYLFHPTNSVWGLITRYYQSYLAKADERVGIQVRTFETDGGPFQYVLDQILACTQKAKLLPDASGQDTVVSTPKTKSKAVLMTSLNSGYSENIRNMYWEHPTVTGEIISVYQPSHEGYQQTEKQMHDMKALAEIYLLSLTDALVTSAWSTFGYVAQSLGGLRPWILFKPENHTAPDPPCRQAMSIEPCFHAPPFYDCKAKTGADTGALVPYVRHCEDMSWGLKVVDQNEW
- the LOC135623439 gene encoding ethylene-responsive transcription factor ERF109-like, yielding MSSCCDWQPSSSRLSREQETSIIVSALAHVHSGYATAPAELPLADTCRTCGIEGCLGCELFSFADDEVAVVPSDSSGSGGSRRKGKKGSRYRGVRQRPWGKWAAEIRDPKRAARKWLGTFDTAEDAARAYDRAAVEFRGARAKLNFPPPDNTPSSNPDR